One genomic window of Salvelinus alpinus chromosome 9, SLU_Salpinus.1, whole genome shotgun sequence includes the following:
- the znf609a gene encoding zinc finger protein 609a isoform X2 produces the protein MESLVSTPSPPPLHLLAPVGNRSESIASPCEQIMVRTRSVASNTTDVALATDPECLGPCEPGTSVNLEGIVWQETEDGMLVVNVTWRNKTYVGTLLDCTRHDWAPPRFCESPTSDLEMRNGRGRGKRMRPNGNTPVNENSNSSDNKGSGTSKTRAANNSSKSRRGSQTSSERRTPPNSNTEDVKASSSSANKRKNKPASDMEPNSSSEDTKGSKRMRTNSNSGPRGVPHLPHIVLPSIPTIKAEPLPPPQLDRNCPSPVLIDCPHPNCNKKYKHINGLKYHQARAHNDDDMKLDMDGDSEYGEDSTLHPDPGSCNGASISQKGCLSPARSVTPKGRGFEAQTPSPSSGKFGSKQSKKKPCEADPEAVGMAIDGCEDGPCLTDEASNDGMDDKKDRAKKTGSGSKVDKLSQKGMKSARPIATAIPPQQLYSLQTAGGFLAASPGSTPALGSVVQSIPKSPQLKAIQPKPSAPGDPSSVNPALSGSKDKKKKDKKKKEAGKEGDSPKGLGKGGKPEEGKSPYSESSDPGSKGDGLLNGSSDPHQSRLASIKAEADKIYSFTDNAPSPSIGVASRIEAGGMAQPLTPLHVVTQNGADNSSVKTNSPAYSDISDAGEDGEGRVEGAKGIKSEEQAIREGAKKALFPAQTPSKESPYYPGYETYYSPNYANPNPSPGVSVTGATLQEGAQVKVKKEEQEEPGDEDRKVKQELQEDRKPEMGASGPGQQQQASVIQQRSNMYMQPLYYNQYAYVPPYAYHPDQAYHNHLMNTNPAYRQQYDERQRQAAAEQHRAAEKKSDAAGKDRDREGSSGKEQSEEWKQKASVPPTLSKAPSLTDLGKGGPPQGKLSKDPSSSLEQAKSSVIMPKGEDAKAPAQQAEGLKMKLSEGGHHGKREELKAGMESGRPSAMEQGMWYRQEPDSRLWPYVYPSKYPEAQKPQDEERWKEERDRERERDRDRADRERDRDRDNRDRERDRDRDRKGKEGRDERARSKDATPKEEIKEVAEPRSSLAASEEHRGMVKDPRATAAHMQFSSPLAQHQGYIPYMHGAYGYGQGYDPSHPGYRGMPSVMMQNYPGSYFSFSPYGSKMGPGEEGGEKASRASPTVSGKSASEAKALDILHQHASQYKSKSPTVGDKTPLHERERERAASERDRDMDRPRSSPSQRILPSHHHLGYPLLSGQYDLSYATGLSSSAIVASQQASAPSMYPPARR, from the exons ATGGAGTCTCTGGTCTCCACACCCAGCCCTCCACCCCTGCATCTCCTGGCGCCGGTGGGCAACCGCAGCGAAAGCATCGCCTCGCCCTGTGAGCAGATCATGGTGCGCACTCGCTCAGTGGCGTCCAACACGACGGACGTGGCCCTGGCCACTGATCCCGAGTGCCTGGGGCCCTGCGAGCCCGGGACCAGCGTCAACCTGGAGGGTATCGTCTGGCAGGAGACCGAGGACG gtATGCTGGTGGTAAACGTGACCTGGAGAAACAAGACCTATGTGGGAACCCTCCTTGACTGCACAAGGCACGACTGGGCCCCGCCAAG GTTCTGTGAGTCCCCCACCAGCGACTTGGAGATGAGGAACGGCCGGGGCCGGGGGAAGAGGATGAGGCCTAACGGCAACACGCCTGTCAACGAGAACAGCAACTCCTCAGACAACAAAGGCAGCGGCACCAGCAAGACGCGCGCCGCCAATAACAGCAGCAAGAGCCGGCGGGGCAGCCAGACGTCGTCGGAGCGCCGCACACCGCCCAACAGCAACACGGAGGATGTCAAGGCCAGCTCGTCGTCGGCCAACAAGCGCAAGAACAAGCCCGCCTCGGACATGGAGCCAAACTCCAGCTCTGAGGACACCAAGGGCAGCAAGCGCATGCGCACCAACTCCAACAGCGGGCCCAGAGGAGTGCCCCACCTGCCCCACATCGTCCTCCCCAGCATTCCCACCATTAAGGCAGAGCCCCTTCCCCCGCCACAACTGGACCGCAACTGCCCTTCGCCGGTGCTCATCGACTGCCCGCACCCCAACTGCAACAAGAAATACAAGCACATCAACGGCCTCAAGTACCACCAGGCCCGCGCCCACAACGACGATGACATGAAGTTGGACATGGATGGGGACAGTGAGTACGGAGAGGACTCCACTCTCCACCCCGATCCGGGCAGCTGCAACGGTGCCTCCATCTCTCAGAAGGGCTGCTTGTCCCCGGCCCGCTCAGTCACACCCAAGGGCAGGGGCTTCGAGGCCCAGACTCCATCGCCCTCCTCTGGGAAGTTTGGCTCCAAGCAGAGTAAAAAGAAGCCCTGCGAGGCCGACCCGGAGGCAGTTGGCATGGCCATAGACGGCTGCGAAGACGGGCCCTGCCTAACAGATGAGGCCAGCAATGACGGCATGGACGACAAGAAAGACAGGGCCAAGAAGACGGGTAGCGGCTCCAAGGTGGACAAGCTGTCCCAGAAGGGCATGAAGTCAGCGCGTCCCATCGCCACTGCCATACCACCTCAGCAGCTGTACTCCCTACAGACGGCCGGCGGCTTCCTTGCAGCCAGCCCCGGCTCCACCCCTGCCTTGGGCTCAGTGGTTCAGTCCATTCCCAAGAGCCCGCAGCTGAAAGCCATCCAGCCCAAGCCCTCGGCCCCGGGAGACCCCTCGTCTGTGAACCCAGCTCTGAGCGGCTCGAAGGACAAGAAGAAGAAAGACAAGAAGAAGAAAGAGGCGGGAAAGGAGGGAGACAGCCCCAAAGGGCTAGGGAAAGGGGGGAAGCCGGAAGAAGGCAAGAGCCCATACTCTGAATCCTCGGACCCGGGGAGCAAAGGTGATGGACTCCTGAATGGCTCATCGGACCCCCACCAGAGCCGGCTGGCCAGCATCAAGGCAGAGGCGGACAAGATCTACAGCTTCACCGACAACGCCCCCAGTCCATCCATCGGTGTGGCCAGCAGGATAGAGGCTGGAGGCATGGCCCAACCCCTCACCCCGCTCCACGTGGTCACGCAGAACGGAGCCGACAATTCCTCAGTGAAGACCAACAGCCCGGCCTACTCGGACATCTCAGATGCGGGCGAGGACGGCGAAGGTCGGGTGGAGGGCGCCAAGGGCATCAAGTCCGAGGAGCAGGCTATCCGAGAGGGGGCCAAGAAGGCCCTGTTCCCCGCCCAAACGCCCAGCAAGGAGTCCCCCTACTACCCCGGCTACGAGACCTACTACTCCCCGAACTACGccaaccccaaccccagcccGGGGGTGTCGGTCACGGGGGCCACACTGCAGGAGGGGGCCCAGGTcaaggtaaagaaagaggagcaggaggagccaGGCGATGAGGACCGTAAGGTCAAGCAGGAGCTGCAGGAGGACCGTAAGCCTGAGATGGGTGCCTCTGGACCGGGGCAACAGCAGCAGGCCTCAGTCATCCAGCAGCGCTCCAACATGTATATGCAGCCTCTCTACTACAACCAGTATGCCTACGTTCCCCCGTACGCCTACCACCCGGACCAGGCCTACCACAACCACCTGATGAACACTAACCCAGCCTACCGGCAGCAGTACGACGAGAGGCAGCGGCAGGCAGCAGCCGAGCAGCACCGCGCCGCCGAGAAGAAATCGGACGCTGCTGGAAAGGACAGGGATCGAGAGGGCTCCTCGGGGAAGGAGCAAAGTGAGGAATGGAAGCAGAAGGCTTCGGTGCCCCCCACCCTCTCCAAGGCCCCCAGTCTCACAGATTTGGGCAAAGGAGGGCCACCCCAGGGCAAGCTGTCCAAAGATCCCTCGTCTTCCTTGGAGCAGGCCAAGTCATCGGTCATCATGCCCAAGGGTGAGGATGCCAAGGCACCGGCCCAGCAGGCCGAGGGGCTGAAGATGAAGCTGAGCGAGGGAGGGCACCATGGGAAGAGGGAGGAGCTCAAGGCGGGCATGGAGTCGGGCAGGCCCTCTGCCATGGAGCAGGGCATGTGGTACAGACAG GAGCCTGACTCGCGGCTGTGGCCTTACGTTTACCCCAGCAAGTACCCTGAGGCCCAGAAACCACAGGACGAGGAGCGGTGGAAAGAGGAACGCGACAGGGAACGGGAAAGAGACCGAGATCGAGCAGAccgagagagggacagggaccgAGACAACCGAGACAGGGAACGGGACCGAGACAGAGACCGAAAGGGCAAGGAGGGCAGGGATGAGAGGGCTCGGTCCAAAGACGCCACCCCCAAGGAGGAGATCAAAGAGGTGGCTGAGCCCCGGTCGTCGTTGGCGGCCTCTGAGGAGCACCGGGGGATGGTGAAGGACCCGAGGGCCACTGCTGCCCACATgcagttctcctctcctctggcccAGCACCAGGGCTACATTCCCTACATGCACGGAGCCTACGGCTACGGCCAGGGCTATGACCCCAGCCACCCGGGCTACCGCGGGATGCCCTCGGTCATGATGCAGAACTATCCTG GTTCctacttctccttctctccctatgGCAGTAAAATGGGGCCAGGCGAAGAGGGCGGCGAGAAGGCGTCGCGCGCCAGCCCCACGGTCAGCGGCAAGTCCGCCTCGGAGGCCAAGGCCCTGGACATCCTTCACCAGCACGCCAGCCAGTACAAGAGCAAGTCGCCGACAGTCGGCGACAAGACCCCCTTGCACGAACGGGAACGGGAGCGCGCCGCTTCCGAACGAGACCGAGACATGGACCGGCCGCGCTCCTCGCCCTCGCAGCGCATCCTGCCTTCCCATCACCACCTGGGCTACCCGCTTCTCTCGGGGCAGTACGACCTGTCCTATGCCACAG GTCTCTCCTcatcagccattgttgccagTCAGCAAGCCTCCGCCCCCTCCATGTACCCCCCTGCACGGAGGTGA